A section of the Humulus lupulus chromosome 2, drHumLupu1.1, whole genome shotgun sequence genome encodes:
- the LOC133816291 gene encoding 7-deoxyloganetin glucosyltransferase-like: MMKSVAEEGNNNSKPHAVCIPYPSQGHINAMLKFAKLLHHKGFYITFVNTEFNHNRFRKNSSSFSSPSFRFETIPDGLPPSDQEPDSTQDIPSLCDSTRKNFLAPFLELLDKLANQSNTSNYDENNNNNNKVVPPTPSVTCIVNDGMMTFAIKAAHQHRVPVVQFFTVAACSVMGVSQYRTLLDKGIIPLKGENGQTNEFLNTIIDWVPGMKGLRFRDLPTFCRITDSNDIMFNWTLEAIEGASKASAIVIHTFEALEQHVLDSLCLSSSLPNIYPIGPLQLLLNHFPKDPLHSVSYSIWKEETECIKWLSTQKPNSVVYVNFGSIAVLTKQQVVEIGWGLANSNHPFLWVIRPDLIIGESANLTYEFVDQTKERSLVINWAPQEDALNHPSLGGFLTHCGWNSIMESLTSGVPMLCYPYFADQQTNCWFACNEWGVGLEIENEVKRDQVTMLVKELIEGEKGKRMKSKAIEWKKLAREATSPHGSSSRMLDNLVSQVLLQ; this comes from the exons ATGATGAAGTCAGTAGCAGAAGAAGGAAATAATAATAGTAAACCCCATGCTGTATGCATTCCCTATCCAAGTCAAGGCCATATCAATGCAATGCTCAAATTCGCAAAGCTACTTCACCACAAAGGCTTCTACATAACCTTTGTCAACACCGAGTTCAACCACAATCGCTTTCGCAAGAACTCCTCCTCCTTCTCCTCACCTAGCTTCCGGTTCGAGACGATTCCCGATGGCCTGCCACCATCGGATCAAGAACCGGATTCAACCCAAGACATTCCTTCTCTTTGTGATTCCACTAGAAAGAACTTTTTGGCCCCATTCCTTGAGCTACTTGACAAACTTGCAAACCAAAGTAATACTAGTAATTATGatgagaataataataataataataaggtcGTTCCTCCTACTCCTAGTGTGACTTGCATTGTTAATGATGGAATGATGACATTTGCTATAAAGGCTGCTCATCAACATCGAGTTCCTGTGGTTCAGTTCTTTACGGTCGCTGCATGCAGTGTTATGGGCGTCAGCCAGTACCGCACTTTGCTTGACAAAGGCATTATACCACTAAAAG GTGAGAATGGTCAGACAAATGAATTTCTAAACACAATAATAGATTGGGTTCCAGGAATGAAAGGTCTTCGATTTCGAGATCTACCAACATTTTGTAGGATCACCGACTCTAATGATATTATGTTCAATTGGACTTTGGAAGCTATCGAGGGAGCTTCAAAAGCTTCGGCTATTGTTATTCACACATTTGAAGCATTGGAACAACATGTTTTGGATTCCCTTTGCCTTTCTTCTTCACTTCCAAATATATATCCAATAGGACCTCTCCAACTTCTACTCAATCACTTTCCGAAAGACCCTTTACACTCTGTTTCATATAGTATTTGGAAGGAAGAAACCGAGTGCATAAAATGGCTTAGTACCCAGAAGCCCAACTCAGTGGTCTATGTCAACTTTGGGAGCATCGCTGTCTTGACAAAACAACAAGTCGTTGAAATTGGTTGGGGTCTTGCAAATAGCAATCACCCTTTTTTGTGGGTGATAAGGCCTGACTTGATTATAGGTGAATCAGCCAATCTCACATATGAGTTTGTTGATCAGACCAAAGAAAGAAGCCTCGTTATAAATTGGGCACCACAAGAGGATGCGTTAAACCACCCCTCATTGGGTGGCTTTTTAACACATTGTGGTTGGAATTCAATAATGGAGAGTTTGACTAGTGGGGTCCCTATGCTTTGTTATCCTTACTTTGCTGACCAACAAACCAATTGTTGGTTTGCTTGTAATGAATGGGGAGTTGGATTGGAGATTGAGAATGAGGTAAAAAGAGATCAAGTGACAATGCTTGTTAAAGAGCTGATTGAGGGAGAAAAAGGAAAGAGAATGAAGAGCAAGGCCATTGAGTGGAAGAAATTGGCCCGTGAGGCCACTAGTCCTCATGGGAGCTCATCTAGAATGTTGGACAATTTAGTCAGTCAAGTGCTCTTGCAATAA